The Sesamum indicum cultivar Zhongzhi No. 13 linkage group LG1, S_indicum_v1.0, whole genome shotgun sequence genome includes a window with the following:
- the LOC105173766 gene encoding exportin-2 has product MEWNPETLQFLSQCFLNTLSPIHDPRRRAEQALSDAATRPNYGLAVLRLVAEPSVDDQIRQSAAVNFKNHLKAHWAVHPNDPAHIAVPDPEKEQIKALIVTLMVNASPKIQAQLSEALTIIGKHDFPKAWPTLLPELVLTLDKLSQANDYASVNGVLATINSLFKKFRYQFKTNELLLDLKYCLDNFAKPLLQVFKRTAGFIDQAVGSASVNASVLKGYVESQRLCCRIFYSLNFMELPEFFEDHMDEWMIEFKKYLTVKYSALEDSGSDGLASVDELRAAVCENISLYMEKEEETFQKYLSGFVEAVWGLLVVASNSSSRERLTVTAIKFLTTVSTSVHHTLFARDDILQQICQSVVIPNVMLRDEDEELFEMNYVEFIRRDMEGSDLDTRRRIACELLKGIASNYKEKVTEKVSSQVQSLLASFAENPAANWKHKDCAIYLVVSLATKKAGGSSGSTDLVDVESFFGSVIVPELRSQDVDGFPMLKAGALKYFTMFRNQISKPVALALLPDVVRFLGSESNVVHSYAASCIEKLFLVKDEGGRARYSATDVSPFLLVLMTNLFSALQKPESEENQYVMKCIMRVLGVANVSHEVALPCINGLATVLNRVCENPKNPVFNHYLFESVALLIRRACDQDPSIISPFETSLLPSLQLILSRDVSEFFPYAFQLLAQLVDLNQSPLPGNYMEIFAILLMPESWKKSANVPALVRLLQAFLRKAPHELNQQGRLSSVLGIFNTLVSSPSTDEQGFYVLNTVIENLGYDVIHPYISHIWVALFKRLQYNRTVKFIKSLVIFMSLFLVKHGPEKLVGSMNAVQPDVFHTILEQFWIPNLKLITGSTELKLTSVASTRLICESVSPLDQKLWGKMLDSIVTLISRPEEDRVEEEPEVPDFGETVGYNATYVRLYNAGRKEDDPLPEINDPKQFLVASLANLSARSPGTYPRIITENLEPANQAALFQLCSSYNLTIV; this is encoded by the coding sequence ATGGAGTGGAACCCTGAAACCCTACAATTCCTCTCCCAGTGCTTCCTCAACACCCTATCCCCAATCCATGATCCCCGCCGCCGTGCCGAGCAGGCTCTCTCCGACGCCGCCACTCGTCCTAACTACGGCCTCGCCGTTCTCCGCCTCGTCGCCGAGCCATCCGTCGATGACCAGATCCGCCAATCAGCCGCTGTTAACTTCAAGAACCACCTCAAAGCCCATTGGGCCGTCCACCCCAACGACCCTGCCCATATTGCTGTGCCCGATCCCGAAAAGGAACAGATTAAAGCTCTAATTGTTACTCTCATGGTTAATGcctcaccaaaaattcaagctCAGCTTAGTGAAGCTTTAACTATTATTGGGAAGCATGATTTTCCTAAAGCCTGGCCTACTCTGTTGCCAGAATTAGTTCTAACTTTGGATAAATTGAGTCAGGCCAACGACTATGCGTCCGTGAATGGGGTTTTAGCAACCATTAATTCCTTGTTTAAGAAATTTAGGTACCAGTTTAAGACAAATGAGTTGTTGCTTGATTTGAAGTACTGTCTTGATAACTTTGCCAAGCCATTGTTGCAAGTGTTTAAGCGGACTGCAGGGTTTATAGACCAAGCTGTGGGTTCTGCTTCTGTGAATGCAAGTGTTCTTAAGGGGTATGTAGAGTCACAGAGGTTGTGTTGTAGGATTTTCTATTCACTGAATTTTATGGAGTTGCCAGAGTTTTTTGAGGATCATATGGACGAATGGATGATTGAgttcaagaaatatttgacTGTAAAATACTCTGCTCTAGAAGATAGTGGAAGCGATGGCCTTGCTTCGGTTGATGAGTTGCGAGCTGCTGTTTGTGAGAATATTAGCCTGTACATGGAGAAAGAGGAGGAGACATTTCAGAAATATTTGAGTGGATTTGTGGAGGCAGTGTGGGGACTTCTAGTGGTCGCCTCGAATTCTTCTAGTCGGGAGAGGCTGACTGTGACTGCTATTAAGTTCTTGACCACGGTGAGTACAAGTGTTCATCACACTCTATTTGCGAGGGATGATATACTGCAACAGATTTGCCAGAGTGTCGTGATTCCCAATGTGATGTTAAGGGATGAGGATGAGGAGCTATTTGAGATGAATTACGTGGAGTTCATAAGGAGAGACATGGAGGGCAGTGACCTTGACACTAGGAGGAGGATTGCTTGTGAACTCCTTAAGGGAATTGCTTCAAATTATAAGGAAAAGGTCACTGAGAAGGTTTCTTCTCAGGTACAGAGTCTTTTGGCATCATTTGCAGAGAATCCCGCTGCGAATTGGAAGCACAAAGACTGTGCTATCTATTTGGTTGTCTCCCTTGCCACAAAGAAAGCTGGTGGCAGTTCTGGCTCCACTGATCTTGTTGATGTTGAGAGCTTTTTCGGGTCTGTTATCGTGCCGGAACTCCGAAGTCAGGACGTAGATGGGTTTCCAATGCTGAAAGCTGGTGCTTTAAAGTACTTCACTATGTTTAGGAATCAGATTTCTAAACCTGTTGCATTAGCCTTGCTCCCTGATGTGGTTCGCTTCCTTGGCTCCGAGTCAAATGTTGTCCATTCATATGCTGCCAGCTGCATTGAGAAGCTTTTCTTGGTCAAGGATGAAGGGGGAAGGGCGAGATACTCAGCTACAGATGTCAGTCCATTTCTGCTTGTACTAATGACCAATCTTTTCAGCGCCTTGCAGAAGCCAGAATCTGAGGAGAATCAGTATGTGATGAAGTGCATCATGCGGGTCCTTGGAGTTGCTAATGTCTCACATGAGGTTGCTTTACCTTGCATCAACGGTCTGGCGACTGTTCTAAACAGGGTCTGtgaaaaccctaaaaatcCCGTTTTCAACCACTATCTGTTTGAATCTGTGGCTCTTCTAATAAGACGGGCTTGCGACCAGGATCCATCAATCATTTCACCTTTTGAAACAAGCCTGCTTCCCAGCTTGCAGTTGATCTTATCCAGAGATGTTAGCGAATTCTTCCCTTATGCATTCCAGCTACTGGCTCAGCTCGTTGACTTGAATCAATCTCCTTTACCAGGGAATTACATGGAGATTTTTGCGATACTCCTTATGCCTGAATCATGGAAAAAGTCTGCAAATGTTCCAGCCCTTGTCCGTTTACTCCAAGCCTTCCTCAGAAAGGCACCGCATGAACTGAATCAGCAGGGGCGATTATCTAGTGTCCTTGGAATATTCAACACGCTAGTTTCATCTCCTAGTACTGATGAACAAGGATTTTATGTGCTCAACACTGTGATTGAAAACCTGGGTTATGATGTAATCCATCCCTACATTAGCCACATTTGGGTTGCTTTATTTAAGCGGCTTCAGTACAACAGAACTGTGAAGTTCATCAAATCTCTTGTCATATTTATGTCACTTTTTCTGGTGAAGCATGGTCCGGAAAAGCTTGTTGGTTCAATGAATGCCGTTCAGCCTGATGTTTTCCATACAATCTTGGAGCAGTTTTGGATACCTAATCTCAAGCTAATAACAGGTTCAACGGAGCTCAAGTTAACTTCTGTGGCTTCGACTAGGCTTATATGTGAGTCTGTGTCCCCTTTAGATCAAAAGCTGTGGGGTAAAATGCTTGACAGCATTGTTACACTTATTTCACGGCCAGAGGAGGACAGAGTGGAAGAGGAGCCTGAGGTTCCCGATTTTGGTGAAACTGTTGGTTATAATGCCACATATGTCCGCCTCTACAATGCTGGGCGGAAAGAAGACGACCCTCTACCAGAAATCAATGATCCAAAACAATTTTTGGTAGCATCTCTGGCAAATCTATCTGCTCGTTCGCCTGGAACATACCCTCGGATCATTACCGAAAATCTTGAACCAGCAAATCAAGCTGCTTTATTTCAACTTTGCAGCTCATATAATCTCACAATAGTTTGA
- the LOC105173774 gene encoding auxin response factor 18 isoform X2, whose protein sequence is MAHADALTAPPSHQTGLGSDDLYTELWKACAGPLVAVPRKGERVYYFPQGHMEQLEASTNQELNLQIPRFNLPSKILCRVVYIQLLAEPETDEVYAQITLHPEPDQAEPTSLDPSPPDPPKQTVHSFCKILTASDTSTHGGFSVLRKHANECLPPLDMTQQTPTQDLVAKDLHGYEWRFKHIFRGQPRRHLLTTGWSTFVTSKRLVAGDSFVFLRGDNGELRVGVRRLARQQSSMPPSVISSQSMHLGVLATASHAITTQTLFVVYYKPRTSQFIIGLNKYLEAMQHGFSVGMRFKMRFEGEDSPERRFTGTIVGVGDFSSQWTNSTWRSLKVQWDEPASILRPERVSPWDIEPFVASASVDVPQPAIKIKRPRPLDLPLTETTTPSAASPLWYPKSTTSIELSHLTSTNDVQSSENQIFWPPKQKDVNSSLPCSRAHPGGVWPSTSQMNSSLSLFRESIEDNKNVAVRSVLPDFQSPVSSRASNCLDQVEGIKRLEAASACRLFGIDLRNNSNKVPPVGKEVSFPRANIIPDCDATIKKSEADGMQSVDLLNSSKERKHVQTEVSPNDMQSKLSLGSSSRTRIKVQMQGIAVGRGVDLTAFGGYDDLISELENMFEIKGELRPRNKWEVVYTDNEGDMMLVGDDPWPEFCKMAKKICIYSSEEVKKMTPKCKLPLSSLDGEGRILSLESQPTLEA, encoded by the exons ATGGCGCATGCTGATGCCCTCACTGCACCACCTTCTCATCAAACTG GTTTGGGAAGTGATGATCTGTATACGGAGCTGTGGAAGGCGTGTGCTGGACCTTTGGTGGCTGTTCCTCGTAAGGGAGAGAGAGTTTACTACTTTCCTCAGGGTCACATGGAACAA TTAGAGGCGTCAACAAATCAGGAATTGAATCTGCAAATCCCCAGGTTCAATCTGCCCTCAAAGATCCTCTGTCGTGTTGTTTACATTCAGTTACTG GCCGAACCAGAAACAGATGAAGTTTATGCCCAGATCACTTTACACCCGGAACCAGAT CAAGCTGAGCCGACCAGTCTGGATCCTTCCCCTCCAGATCCACCAAAGCAGACTGTTCACTCTTTCTGTAAGATCTTGACGGCATCTGATACAAGCACTCATGGAGGTTTCTCTGTTCTCCGGAAGCATGCCAATGAATGCCTGCCCCCATTA GATATGACACAACAAACCCCAACCCAGGATTTGGTTGCCAAAGATCTGCATGGGTATGAGTGGCGGTTCAAGCACATATTCAGAG GTCAACCCAGGAGACACTTACTTACGACTGGATGGAGTACATTTGTCACCTCTAAGAGATTAGTTGCGGGagattcttttgttttcttgag GGGTGATAACGGGGAATTACGTGTTGGGGTTCGCCGTCTTGCTCGACAACAGAGCTCTATGCCACCTTCTGTCATTTCCAGCCAAAGCATGCATCTTGGAGTGCTTGCGACAGCGTCACATGCTATTACAACACAAACCCTATTTGTTGTGTACTACAAGCCGAG GACAAGTCAGTTCATTATTGGGCTGAATAAGTACTTAGAGGCCATGCAACATGGATTTTCAGTTGGTATGCGTTTCAAAATGAGATTTGAAGGAGAAGATTCTCCTGAGAGAAG GTTCACGGGTACTATCGTTGGTGTCGGAGACTTCTCATCACAGTGGACAAACTCTACATGGCGGTCACTTAAG GTTCAATGGGATGAACCAGCATCTATACTGCGGCCGGAAAGAGTCTCACCATGGGATATAGAACCTTTTGTAGCTTCTGCTTCTGTAGATGTACCACAGCCAGCTATCAAGATCAAAAGACCTCGACCTCTCGATCTGCCTCTTACTG AAACTACTACCCCTTCTGCCGCGTCTCCTCTCTGGTATCCGAAATCAACCACATCCATTGAGTTGAGCCACTTAACTAGTACTAATGATGTCCAAAGCAGTGAAAACCAAATTTTCTGGCCTCCAAAGCAGAAAGACGTAAACAGCAGCCTCCCCTGTTCTAGGGCACATCCTGGTGGAGTATGGCCATCTACATCACAAATGAATAGTTCTCTAAGCCTGTTTCGAGAATCTATCGAAGACAATAAAAATGTTGCAGTACGATCTGTTCTTCCTGATTTTCAGTCTCCTGTCTCATCAAGGGCAAGTAATTGTCTTGACCAAGTTGAAGGAATCAAAAGGCTCGAGGCTGCTTCTGCATGCCGGTTATTTGGCATTGATTTGAGGAACAATTCAAACAAAGTTCCACCAGTGGGAAAAGAAGTGTCTTTTCCTCGGGCAAACATCATTCCAGACTGTGATGCTACCATTAAGAAATCTGAAGCTGATGGGATGCAAAGTGTTGATCTTTTGAATtcatcaaaagaaagaaagcatgTACAGACAGAGGTTTCTCCGAATGATATGCAGAGCAAGCTGAGTCTTGGTTCATCTTCAAGAACTCGGATCAAG GTTCAAATGCAAGGGATCGCTGTTGGACGTGGCGTGGACTTGACTGCTTTCGGCGGGTATGATGACCTTATCAGTGAACTGGAGAATATGTTTGAGATTAAGGGAGAGCTTCGTCCTAGGAACAAATGGGAAGTAGTTTACACTGACAACGAGGGGGACATGATGCTTGTGGGTGATGACCCATGGCC GGAATTCTGTAAGATGGCTAAAAAAATTTGCATCTACTCTAGTGAGGAAGTGAAGAAGATGACTCCTAAATGTAAGCTACCTCTGTCATCTCTAGATGGCGAGGGCAGAATCTTAAGCTTGGAATCACAACCAACTTTAGAAGCATGA
- the LOC105173774 gene encoding auxin response factor 18 isoform X1, producing MLMPSLHHLLIKLVWEVMICIRSCGRRVLDLWWLFLVREREFTTFLRVTWNKCNNLQLEASTNQELNLQIPRFNLPSKILCRVVYIQLLAEPETDEVYAQITLHPEPDQAEPTSLDPSPPDPPKQTVHSFCKILTASDTSTHGGFSVLRKHANECLPPLDMTQQTPTQDLVAKDLHGYEWRFKHIFRGQPRRHLLTTGWSTFVTSKRLVAGDSFVFLRGDNGELRVGVRRLARQQSSMPPSVISSQSMHLGVLATASHAITTQTLFVVYYKPRTSQFIIGLNKYLEAMQHGFSVGMRFKMRFEGEDSPERRFTGTIVGVGDFSSQWTNSTWRSLKVQWDEPASILRPERVSPWDIEPFVASASVDVPQPAIKIKRPRPLDLPLTETTTPSAASPLWYPKSTTSIELSHLTSTNDVQSSENQIFWPPKQKDVNSSLPCSRAHPGGVWPSTSQMNSSLSLFRESIEDNKNVAVRSVLPDFQSPVSSRASNCLDQVEGIKRLEAASACRLFGIDLRNNSNKVPPVGKEVSFPRANIIPDCDATIKKSEADGMQSVDLLNSSKERKHVQTEVSPNDMQSKLSLGSSSRTRIKVQMQGIAVGRGVDLTAFGGYDDLISELENMFEIKGELRPRNKWEVVYTDNEGDMMLVGDDPWPEFCKMAKKICIYSSEEVKKMTPKCKLPLSSLDGEGRILSLESQPTLEA from the exons ATGCTGATGCCCTCACTGCACCACCTTCTCATCAAACTG GTTTGGGAAGTGATGATCTGTATACGGAGCTGTGGAAGGCGTGTGCTGGACCTTTGGTGGCTGTTCCTCGTAAGGGAGAGAGAGTTTACTACTTTCCTCAGGGTCACATGGAACAA GTGTAATAACTTGCAGTTAGAGGCGTCAACAAATCAGGAATTGAATCTGCAAATCCCCAGGTTCAATCTGCCCTCAAAGATCCTCTGTCGTGTTGTTTACATTCAGTTACTG GCCGAACCAGAAACAGATGAAGTTTATGCCCAGATCACTTTACACCCGGAACCAGAT CAAGCTGAGCCGACCAGTCTGGATCCTTCCCCTCCAGATCCACCAAAGCAGACTGTTCACTCTTTCTGTAAGATCTTGACGGCATCTGATACAAGCACTCATGGAGGTTTCTCTGTTCTCCGGAAGCATGCCAATGAATGCCTGCCCCCATTA GATATGACACAACAAACCCCAACCCAGGATTTGGTTGCCAAAGATCTGCATGGGTATGAGTGGCGGTTCAAGCACATATTCAGAG GTCAACCCAGGAGACACTTACTTACGACTGGATGGAGTACATTTGTCACCTCTAAGAGATTAGTTGCGGGagattcttttgttttcttgag GGGTGATAACGGGGAATTACGTGTTGGGGTTCGCCGTCTTGCTCGACAACAGAGCTCTATGCCACCTTCTGTCATTTCCAGCCAAAGCATGCATCTTGGAGTGCTTGCGACAGCGTCACATGCTATTACAACACAAACCCTATTTGTTGTGTACTACAAGCCGAG GACAAGTCAGTTCATTATTGGGCTGAATAAGTACTTAGAGGCCATGCAACATGGATTTTCAGTTGGTATGCGTTTCAAAATGAGATTTGAAGGAGAAGATTCTCCTGAGAGAAG GTTCACGGGTACTATCGTTGGTGTCGGAGACTTCTCATCACAGTGGACAAACTCTACATGGCGGTCACTTAAG GTTCAATGGGATGAACCAGCATCTATACTGCGGCCGGAAAGAGTCTCACCATGGGATATAGAACCTTTTGTAGCTTCTGCTTCTGTAGATGTACCACAGCCAGCTATCAAGATCAAAAGACCTCGACCTCTCGATCTGCCTCTTACTG AAACTACTACCCCTTCTGCCGCGTCTCCTCTCTGGTATCCGAAATCAACCACATCCATTGAGTTGAGCCACTTAACTAGTACTAATGATGTCCAAAGCAGTGAAAACCAAATTTTCTGGCCTCCAAAGCAGAAAGACGTAAACAGCAGCCTCCCCTGTTCTAGGGCACATCCTGGTGGAGTATGGCCATCTACATCACAAATGAATAGTTCTCTAAGCCTGTTTCGAGAATCTATCGAAGACAATAAAAATGTTGCAGTACGATCTGTTCTTCCTGATTTTCAGTCTCCTGTCTCATCAAGGGCAAGTAATTGTCTTGACCAAGTTGAAGGAATCAAAAGGCTCGAGGCTGCTTCTGCATGCCGGTTATTTGGCATTGATTTGAGGAACAATTCAAACAAAGTTCCACCAGTGGGAAAAGAAGTGTCTTTTCCTCGGGCAAACATCATTCCAGACTGTGATGCTACCATTAAGAAATCTGAAGCTGATGGGATGCAAAGTGTTGATCTTTTGAATtcatcaaaagaaagaaagcatgTACAGACAGAGGTTTCTCCGAATGATATGCAGAGCAAGCTGAGTCTTGGTTCATCTTCAAGAACTCGGATCAAG GTTCAAATGCAAGGGATCGCTGTTGGACGTGGCGTGGACTTGACTGCTTTCGGCGGGTATGATGACCTTATCAGTGAACTGGAGAATATGTTTGAGATTAAGGGAGAGCTTCGTCCTAGGAACAAATGGGAAGTAGTTTACACTGACAACGAGGGGGACATGATGCTTGTGGGTGATGACCCATGGCC GGAATTCTGTAAGATGGCTAAAAAAATTTGCATCTACTCTAGTGAGGAAGTGAAGAAGATGACTCCTAAATGTAAGCTACCTCTGTCATCTCTAGATGGCGAGGGCAGAATCTTAAGCTTGGAATCACAACCAACTTTAGAAGCATGA